One window of the Trifolium pratense cultivar HEN17-A07 linkage group LG2, ARS_RC_1.1, whole genome shotgun sequence genome contains the following:
- the LOC123911217 gene encoding 36.4 kDa proline-rich protein-like: MANYAIANVLILLLNLSTLLNVLACPYCPYPSPKPPTHHPPIVKPPVHKPPTYTPKPPTHTPIPPIHKPPTHSTKPPKYTPKPTPCPPPSSTPKPPHVPKPPHYPKPPIVHPPHVPKPPVVKPPIVHPPYVPKPPVHPPYVPKPPVHPPYVPKPPAVKPPYVPKPPVVPVTPPYVPKPPVVKPPIVYPPHVPVPLPPVVPITPPYVPTPPIVKPPIVFPPHVPVPIPPFPPVVPITPPYVPTPPIITPPTPTPPVVTPPTVPIPSPPSETPCPPPPPVVYPPPPAQQTCSIDALKLGACVDVLGGLIHIGIGGSAKQTCCPLLSGLVDLDAAVCLCTTIRLKLLNINIVLPIALQLLVDCGKTPPEGFKCPSS; this comes from the coding sequence ATGGCTAACTATGCTATAGCCAATGTTTTGATACTTCTCTTGAACTTGAGTACCCTACTCAATGTTCTTGCTTGTCCTTACTGTCCTTACCCATCTCCTAAACCACCAACACACCACCCTCCTATTGTTAAACCACCGGTTCACAAACCACCAACATATACTCCTAAACCACCAACACATACTCCTATACCACCAATTCACAAACCACCAACTCATTCTACTAAACCACCAAAGTATACTCCTAAGCCAACACCTTGTCCACCACCATCATCAACACCAAAACCACCACATGTTCCAAAACCACCTCATTACCCTAAACCACCAATAGTTCATCCACCTCATGTTCCAAAACCACCAGTTGTGAAACCACCAATAGTTCATCCACCTTATGTTCCAAAACCACCGGTGCATCCACCTTATGTGCCAAAACCACCAGTGCATCCACCTTATGTCCCAAAACCACCAGCTGTGAAGCCACCTTATGTTCCTAAACCACCAGTTGTCCCAGTAACACCACCATATGTTCCTAAACCACCCGTTGTGAAACCACCAATTGTTTATCCACCCCATGTTCCGGTTCCTCTTCCTCCGGTAGTACCAATAACACCACCTTATGTACCAACACCACCAATTGTGAAACCACCAATTGTTTTTCCACCACATGTTCCTGTTCCTATTCCTCCTTTTCCTCCCGTTGTACCAATAACACCACCATATGTTCCAACACCACCGATTATCACACCGCCAACACCAACACCACCAGTAGTTACTCCACCAACGGTACCTATACCAAGCCCACCTAGTGAAACACCAtgtcctccaccaccaccagtGGTTTATCCACCACCACCAGCTCAACAAACATGTTCCATTGATGCATTGAAGTTAGGTGCATGTGTTGATGTGCTTGGTGGACTCATACATATTGGAATTGGTGGAAGTGCCAAACAAACATGTTGTCCATTGCTTTCAGGACTTGTGGACTTGGATGCTGCTGTGTGTCTTTGCACCACTATTAGACTCAAGCTTCTTAATATCAACATTGTTCTTCCCATTGCTCTTCAGCTTCTAGTTGATTGTGGAAAAACTCCACCAGAAGGATTTAAGTGCCCATCATCTTAA